taaaaaaaattctatggagggcacctgggtggctcagccgttaagcatctgatttcggctcaggtcatgatttcatggttcgtgagtttgagtcccacatcgggtaagcttgagccctgctttgggtgaatCTGGGCCCCAATTTggtgagcacgagccctgctTCACGTAAAATAAGAGCCCGCTTTGGGTGAGCtccattcctctctctttctccccctccgttcttccctctgcccctcctaggATTCTTTCTCTCGTTCACTtgttccccaacccccccccccccccgccaaatctATGGAAACATaaattagcacagagcccgatgtggagcttgaactcatgaaccatgagatcatgatctgagctgaagtcaagagttgggtgcttaaccgactgagacacgcAGGTACCCGTATCATGTGTAACATTTCTAAATGTGTTTAAAAGCAGCAAagttcacggggcgcctgggtggctcagtcggttaagcgtccgacttcagctcaggtcacgatctcgcggtccgtgagttcgagccccgcgtcaggctctgggctgatggctcagagcctggagcctgcttccgattctgtgtcttcctctctctctgcccctcccccgttcatgctctgtctctctctgtctcaaaaataagtaaacgttaaaaaaattaaaaaataaaataaaataaaagcaaagttcTAAACTCAAAGCCAAGGTATATAATGTTAAGGCACTTCTAGAGCCAACAAGAAGGAAAAGTCCCTACAAACgcttccattaaaataaaaattaaaataaaataaataaaataaaaataaataaaaatactagaaataggAAGGGGGAGAGAATATATTCCACACTGGAATACACAAAAGTCAGGAGGGAAAGAGTTCTCAAGGAAGAAAGAGCCAAAGGGCCACACATTTTCACAGGGTGAAATGAAGAACTAGTCTGTACTCTAACCTCAGGCATGaacatagttaaaaaaattttttttaatgtttgtttatttttgagagagacagagacagactgcaaatgggtcaggggcagagagagagggagacacagaatctgaagcagcctccaggctctgagctgtcagcacagagcccgacatggggcttgaactcacaagctgtgagatcatgacctgagccgaagtaggatgctcaacctactgagccacccaggtgcccctgcatgaaCATAGTTTAAAGAAGGTAACATGATTTAAAGCTGCATGTCACACACTGACCAGAGAGTGTTTATGAGAGTATAGAGGCATACTGACAAACTAGACAAAATAAAAGCAGTATACcatcatttaaaacaatttgattcattctaatgtattttttttgtggCTGCATTATAAGAACATTTTTCTGTTAACTATAAGATAGGTACTTATAGTAGCATTAGTCTTTCAATTTCAATCAGCCATGTTGAGGTTCTGGGGTGTTTTTCTGAAacctttttatttacttaggtTTCTGCTAAGATGCTCAAGGAACTTTCCAATATGTGCCAGACAGCTTTATAGTGACAGAGAATGACTCTACATAAGAGATTGCACCGATATACAAAGAACAAGGCCTCTCCCAGGCTGTTTGGAATTTTGAGGCTTGGtgggtgttgaatttttaaaCTATAGCAATGATAAgggccaatttaaaaaaaaaaaattaagtttctgttTATTCGAGGGATTACAAACAGGAAGATTTATCTATCATGTCTAAAGCAGATTTTTAGGGatataattcaataatttttttcctattatttctaATAAGAAGGTAAAATGATATTGAAATCATTTTCAACTATTCTAAGTGGTCAAACCACTCTTTTCCCGTTCACTTAAAATTCTACAAATTGTACAACTATAGTATGAAAATGCCAATCTTTGAAGCCTTTCTGCTCTAAAGAGAAATCCAGAGGTTCAGGAACTAGATTTGGTGATACCTACataattactttatttacttaaaaagtacTTATTCTGTGCCCTAGTTATACACAAAATACTCAATTAGGTGCTGACTGTATATTTTATGAACAAGGTATCATAAGCCATTATTTGTCACTACTTGCAAGTCTTCTAACTTgtaatggtatttgttttttgcaAGGTGGGGGCAAGGATAGAAAAGCAGAGAGTCAAAAGATTTGATAGTTTGCAGAATGAATTGGACAGAACAAAGAATGGTAAAAATACAGGGGTAGATCCTGCAGGAAAACTAGAGGGGTCTATGCTTAAGAACTATGGCTACATTTTCTCAGCATAGATTtggcacagaaaacagaaaatataggcACGGAGACTCTAAATAGCCTTGCATTTCCAGCCCTCAACTTTCCTCAGAGGTTGGAAAGCAAACATGGGACATTTGCAAAGAACAGGAGATGGATTTTACCTGTTTGTGGTGCTCAGAGTTGGCTGCCTCTTGCTGTGAGTGGAATGAAAAGTAGAGATTTCAAAAGGGCAGGTAGAAGGCCCATGCTGGCTCCAAATGGATAGCACTCGGCCCACCGAGTAGGGCAGAGAACAGAAGACCTTGTCTGCTATGGAGGCTGGAGATCTTAACCCCTTTAAGCCTTGTGTAAACTGGGTCATGAAGAGCCTCTGCATTGTAGGCATGTGACTGGAGAAGCTCCGTTTTTTTGTCCAGATTCGGTAACATCCAGGAGAACAAAGTGCTAGAAGTGTGTGAAGGCCAAGGACAGAGCAGCCTGCTCTGGTCTGGACTATGGCGGTGCCTCCATAGTCTTGGAGAGGACCTGGAGGCTGTGAAGGAGCCTGGGCATATGCCTGACCATGGGGGCCAGTGTCTTCCCTGAATGTGGCCATCCCAGGGCAACTGTGggataagaagaaagaaaaggtccATTTGGGAGGTTGAGACAGGCACCTAGGGGCCTCTCCTAAGGCGAGCCTGGCTGGAGCACAGTGCTCAGGAAAAGTCCTTGGGGACTCAGTCATGCACTCAGAGCCCGATTTCATGTGAAAAGACATCGGGAAAATTTCGGAACCAAACAGCAGTGATGGCACCTTGTTGCTCAAATCTATGAAGCTCATTTTGATGGCTTCGAGCGAATAAAGTGTCAAGGGCTTACTGTTAGGTCTCTTATCCCATCCACTAGATGCCAAATATGGATTCAGCTGCATTGTATTGTATGAAAATCCATCCAGAAACCTTTTGTATCTGAGCCGCTTGTAGCTTTTAGCCACTGGAAGAAGTTCAGAGGAACATCGCCGATATCTTAGTTTCTGGGTCTTTGTGGCGGGGACCAGTCTGGAGGCAAGAATGGACAGCTTGTTTAGTAAGGCTGATTCTTTGGTAGGCTTCCTAACATTCAGGCTCCTCAAGGAATGGCACGGAGTCACCTTCTGCTTTGGTATGTGGCTCATTAAGCTCCTGGTTGGTACTGTTTCAGGTTCCAATTGTGCGGGTGCAGACATAGCACATGAACTGAGAAATCTGTGTGCTTTTGTGGGAATGGTTTCAGAGGAACTCTTTAAAAAGGCAGAacttctgattttacttatttttttcccaatgttgaCTTGCTCCTGATAGGAAACTTTCTTACATGTTCGATGGGGCTGCTTCTTTAAGGGAAGCACTCTTTTCTGATATGAAGTGTTCCCAAAGGCACCGTGTATTTCATCACATCCAGCAGAGTTGGGGTTTTGTGCTTTCTGAAGGGCACCACACAGGCAAGGATCTGTGTATGACACCATGTCTGTTTTTAATGGATGGCACAAGCTTTCCTCCTTTGGATTTTCCAGCTTCTGAAACTGTGCAGCAGTGCTGCCCTTGGCTAGCTTTGCTAGAGTGATTTCCTTCATCATGGTGGACTCACCTTTGCAATCCTTAGTTTGGTTCTTATCTTGCACTTCATCTGACAACACATTAGATGATGCACATTGTTCCAATATCCTGTGTGCGTCTTTTTGATGTAGATATTCCTCTTCATTCTGCAACATGTAGTCCAAAGCCCTCTGGATTTGTAGCTCTTCAGTATCACCAAGCATCCTCTGGGATTTAGAGTGGGTCTGAgaaatctctctccctttattATTACCAGCTTCTCTGGTGATCATCTTCTCAGACTCTTCACTGACAGTTAAGTAACCCAGGGGTCCCCTCTgatgtgcttcagtttcttctccTTTCAACTTAGTTTCTGTTTCCATTGTCAAAGGCAAATTTTGCATACTGCTGTCTATTCTGAGTCCTTCACTAGAATTACTCCCATCCCCTGGCGCTCCTTCCTTTGTCTCAAGCAGGACTGTGCGGTGCTCTATGTTTTCACAAAGGATTTTACCATCTTTTGGTTTAAAAGGTTTTTTCAGCTCAGTTTCTCCACTATTAACAttactttctgaattttcttgAGAAAACAGATACAAAGGCATTGTCTCAATGGATTTCAGGCTCCCTATGGGAACAGGGCTCTCATCCGGGCATCCAGAAGACAGTAACTCTTCTGAGGAAATTCCAAACGTATTTTCCTTGTCAAACTCAGAATTTATTTCCAGTCTTGATCCTTCAATCATTCCTTGTGTTTCTCTCAGGGATGCTTCTTTAACTTGCTCTTCATGATAAGTATTATCTAAGGACACATTTATACcatcaaatatttttgtatttgattCATGATCTGCAACAGACTCTATCTCACTGGCACAAGAGTCTGGACACACTTCCACTTCACAATCTTTTAATGATCTGCATACTTTCTCTTCACATGATTTTTTCATTTCCAGAGACTCCACTTTAGAGGAAGTAGCATCTGGAAAATCTGAGTCCTGGTCAATCATTCTGATAAATGCAGCATTCAGTTCTCCTCTATGAGGCAGAGTACTCACTGAGGTATCCTGTAACGTCAGTCCATCTTGTCCTGCACCACCATCAAGGGTACTAGATGTCTGTAAGTCCAACATGCTTTCTGTAGACTTATTACCACAGTCTGTGTAGACAGTGTCTACCATGCCATCTGTGGACTCCTCACAACCAGAAATATGTCCATCGTCTCCTTTCAAATTGCCTTTCTTTGAACTACCACCAGACAAAGGGTTGTTACTGCCTGAACCAACTAACAGATCCTTTTGATTGTTGCTTATCTCTCTGTTAGGTTCTGTAACAGTCTCCCTCTCATCACCATGTAGTGTCTGCTTAGCTGGTTTATCTTCACTTCTGCATTCATCTGGTCTGTTTTGGTTACTCTGGCAGTCAAGAACTTTATCTCCTTTTTGATCAAGAGTTTCAACTGCTTGGCTCATGGTTTTGAAACTGGAGaacataatagtaggagactggTCCAAAAATTTTTCAGGGCTTGGAATGTTTGCAGATAAATTTAGTTCTGGTGTGGAACAGTCAGAGATGTTATACTTGCAAAACACGGTCTCTTTAGGTACATCCCATTCCTTTGCTTTCAGACTTTCCTCACGGGGCTGGGTGTGACTGGTGGTGGGAATGGTTTTGTCTGAAGCTTCACTACTTAACATGCCTACTGGTGTATCGTTTCTGATCTGATTTCCTGGGAGGCTGCCTTTAGTTTCTCCCCTAGCAAGTTCACTTTCTTCTGATGTGTAACCCACTTTATGGGTGCTACTTTCCGTGCAGACTTCTCTTCTTTGGGAGTGGTCACTGCTGTGCTGAAATGCATCTTCACACTTGGTTATTAAAGAGTTCTCAACTTCTAGGATGATTCTGCTGGACTCAAACGCAGCACAAACAGAACACATGCTCTTTTCTCGTGCATTTTTATTTACACAATGAGAGCTAGAGAGATCCTGAGATTGAACACTTTGACATTCCATAGCAGAGACCTCTTGAGGCAAGattgctgattctttctttcttgagagaaGGCTGGAATGTAGATGTACTATTCCTGAATCAGccatcttgtcttttctttctaggCTTCCTGGTTTGATGTTTAAGGTGGGATTGTTTGAAGAGGCACCACAGGTTTTGTCACCTGATGGAGAgatgtctttcatttttgttttgatgggAATGGTCTGGGTATCAGCAGTGACATCTGCTCCATCCTCTAATGGAGGGTGATGGCTCTGTTGGGAATCCTCGCTTGTTGCTAAAGGCATCTCTTTGTTAGCTGACAACTTTGCATGGTCTTGAGAATTAAGCGGCACTTGATTTAAAGCACAttcactttctattttgtttataacCAGTTCATTGGTACGAGGAAGTTCATTCATCTCACAGGCAGTGCTCTGCTCATCTAAATGTGAACTATCGTCCAGTGAGGTCTGTACAGCTTGTTCTGACTCAGGTCTGTAATCAAGTTCTAGGGATAGTGGTAACTGAGCAGTATCTTTCTTGGGTTTTGACACCTCATTCATAGGACTTATCTGGTCCTCTGGCATTAAACTCACAAGGGATTTCCTTTCATTCAGAAATTCATTACGTGATGCTTCATTTAACGGGGTGTTGCCTTCCAGATTTTTCTGGGTGCAGACTAAGGAGTTAGAGTCTTTACTGTAAATCTTTTCAGTTACCATATTGGGCTCTATAGTGGTTGTCTGTTCTGGCTCTTCAATCTGCATTAAGGAGGAAAAACTGTTCTCTTCAGAGTgtctgcctggatggctcatatCTGTAGAAGTTCCTCTATGGTCCTCATGGTTTGTCAAGCTACCTTGAGTGTCTAAAGtgatttttaagtcatttttttttaacgttactTCCGTGGCTTCGGTGAAAGAATTGGGCACTAAAGAAACAGGGCTGTCTGTATGGATACTGTCTTGAACGCAACAGTTACCATGAATATTCACTTTTGGGGAGGTAACAGTCTCTTTTTCACCAGGACAATGACCATTAGCATCCTCTTCTGGTTGCCTGGCATTAACAAGAAAGCGTTCCCCTCTTTCACTCCTAAGGTTCAAAAactgttcattttctcttctagTAGCCAAGTTCTTGCTTTGATCACCCCCATCAAAACAGGAATTGTCTGTCTTCTTAGCAGATCCCTTCAGCAAGCCATCAAAACCACATGTTTCTAAGGATGTTGTTCTGGATTCTGGACCAGACAAACTTGATGAGAAATATGaaatgtcagaattttcttctaaGGGTTCTACACAAACTACATTTCTTGTGGCCCTGGGACTGCCATGGGCAAAACTGTGGTTTTCATTATGGTGGCCGAGAATCTGTTGGTGATTGTCATCTGCTTCACAGACAAGGTTTAACTTAGACAACTCTTCCTTCTCACTGTCCACTTTGGAAATGGCACTGTTCCCTGGTAATAATGACAACCAAGAAGGACAAGTTTTTAAttcttcacattctttttctttagaagaTGCTTCTGTTAATCCAGGGTCCACAAAGATTAAAGGCTCTAGGGAAACTAATGTGCTGGTTTCTGAAACCTCACCACTGGTCATGGTTTTGTCTACTTCTGGGTATTCGCTGCACCCAGCTGAGAGACCTTTACTCACATTGCCATTCTTGTGTCCTTCATTATAATCCGTCTTAGTCCCATTGACCTTCATACCTTGTACTTCTTCAGTAGATATAAGCAGAGTTCCAGTTGTAATTTGTACATTTCCTTCTgcccaagagaaataaatccaaataagtatgcaatcataaaaaaaacaaaaccgtgTGCTATACTTTCATGAATTTAATCATGCAACCAACAGTGACAAAAAAGATCCAACTCAAAAAGCAAATTACAAAGTTAGTACACTGTACcattggttttgttcttttatgcAAAATATGACAGAGGGCCATAAGTGTACTTGGCAGAAAATAGATAATTTTGAACTAACACCCTTCTCTTGGTATTAGTAATTTAAACGTACTTACATACCTAGATAATTAACTATAATAAGGAGACTTATATGTAATCCAGAGTCTTAAGAAGCTTCCATTCTAAAACATTAATAAAGAAGACCCACAATAATAGCTTATATTATTCAATGACCATCTTATTACCTGAATAATACTAAATTAATCATGAATAAATTACctctttgaaaaagaacagtTACACACAAAACCTATGTTAAAGAGATTAACATATAAGTTGAATATTAGTTTTGAACCAAATTACTTACAGTAACTGCTTCCCTACAAAGCTGGTCATGAGCTGGTAATTATTGAAGCTGAGTGACAGATACATGTGGGTTTAGTATACTCTCCacttctcaataaattaaaaactttctactatgaaacattaaaaaacaaacaaaaaactttctaAGAATGTAAATGCAATTCATAAAGAAGTTTTATTGTTCAGAATTTCTCTGAAATCCTAGGTATAAGATGCAGTATGAAGTTCCCTGAACTTgttaaactacaaaaaaaattttcttccttgCTCTTTTTAGAAAACTAGCACAAAGTTATATACATGTAAATTATGTACATATttgcatgcatacacatatgttAACAAAATACCTGCACTAAACAGATAAAGCTAAATGCAAATCAATCTTCAACCTAAAGAACTAATtctcactagaatataaactccatgagcgTAAGGGTCATGTTTATCTTGGTCTCTCCCTTTCCTTATTGCCCAGCATAATACCTGGTATATAATAGCACTCAATAAATCTgtggaattaataaatgaatacagttAGGTCAAACCAACAAATGCTATCACTAGTGTCTTCCTAGAACTTCCTTATCCATTTCTCAACTGATACTGACAGCAGCAATTCTGAGAGAAAGAACAGCAACTCTGAAGGCAGGTGGGTTCTGTGATCTTACTTACCTCACTGAGTCTGTTTCCTCCTTTGAAAAAGAGGAGAAGTACACTTACCTCAGTGCtactttgaggattaaattaaataacacatGTAAACCACCACCTGGTACAGTGCCtgccatttaaagaaaaactgcttttcctttgctctgctttctttcttatcttACTGGACCTGAGAATAGTTAAAATGATAAACTTAATGACTATGCTAGGATAGGacacaatgtttaaaaatgtttggagTCAGCAAATACTTGATGGATAAATGCATATTGGATTCCACAAGTTTGTACAGATTCCAAAAACATAAGGTAGTCTCAAAATCCTAATGCCctacatggtatttgtctttttgaaacCAGCCCACTTTCTACATCATAGCAGACAATTCTACCCTATTTAGAAATTCCTAACTGCATTTACCCCAAATGGTTTAGTGTATCTCTTCTCCAGACACTATGGCATTCATTAAACCATTTGTGTAAATTCTGGgcttttctactctgttccagcACCATCTTAGTTGAATCCTTCATTATAACTTCTCAGGAAAGCTGTAAAACTCCTCCCTCTCCAAACTGTTCACTGTGCAAAGCCCTGAAGGcaagattctccctcagagcccttACCTGCTGGAAGAATACCTGTTCTCAACTTAGTTGAGAATCTTAGGGAGGAGGTAGGGGAACACTCATTTCCCAGGTGGTATAATGCTGAAGGCTGGCTGGGGAACAGGGGTTGTGTACtgcttgaaaacaaaatgatactCTGCTTACTCCTTTACTTGACTGATTGACTGATTGACTGACtgggggagcaggcagagagagtaGACAGTCCCAGGTAGaggatgtgggacttgaactcacaaactgtgagatcatgacctgagctgaagtcggatgctcaaccaactgagccacccatgtacccctcttttacttgtgtttttttttttttttttatgtagagactttttttttttttttttaatttttttttttcaacgtttattttatttttggggacagagagagacagagcgtgaacgggggagggacagagagagagggagacacagaatcggaaacaggctccaggctctgagccatcagcccagagcctgacgcggggctcgaactcatggaccgtgagatcgtgacctggctgaagtcggacgcttaaccgactgcgccacccaggcgcccctgtagagacttttttttttaagtttatttattttgagagagggagagagggagagagggtgagagggtgagagagagagacagagagacagacagacagacagacagtggaACAGGGGCAGAgataagggagaaagagaatcccaagcaggctctgtgctgtcaccacagaacctgatgcaggtctcaaactcataactgcacgatcatgacctgagctgaagttggacacttaaccgactgagccactcaggtaccctcttttactttttaattaaccACATTGACTTTGAAATCTCaaagaatttcatttcattttattttacacgtttatttattgacagagagagagagaatgcaggagaggggcagagagagagggagagagaatcccaagcaggttccacgttgtcagtgcagagcctgacgtggggcttgatctcaccaaccatgagatcatgacctgagctaaaatccagtgtcagatgcttaactgactgagccacccaggctcccaaagAAGCAGGAGTTTAATGATCACTGAGGACCTAATACCCAACACTGACCTAGGCACATATCAGGTCAATGATAGATGTTGTCTGAATGAAGTTAGGAAAGTTGTTGAAAGTATTAGGTATCCTCCCATCCAGCAacttcacttctgggtatatattgaaaagaaatgaaatcactattcTAAAAAGATATgtgtacccccatgttcactgcagcattatttacagagtgagacatggaaacaaccctaaatatccactgatgaatgaatggataaagaaaatatggctcataaaaaaaaaaaaagtacatatgtATATTGGAGGGTGAAACATGTATTCTGTGAGGTATGCGCCCATTTTAGAATCACAGGCATTTCATTACCTCAGCTGAAGGTCCTTAGATTTGTAGTTTTATAACCATTGAAAAAGTGTTTATGTTTGCAGAATT
This DNA window, taken from Neofelis nebulosa isolate mNeoNeb1 chromosome 11, mNeoNeb1.pri, whole genome shotgun sequence, encodes the following:
- the PRR14L gene encoding protein PRR14L isoform X4 encodes the protein MQSSKEHLCTGLPEDCLRNKEGNVQITTGTLLISTEEVQGMKVNGTKTDYNEGHKNGNVSKGLSAGCSEYPEVDKTMTSGEVSETSTLVSLEPLIFVDPGLTEASSKEKECEELKTCPSWLSLLPGNSAISKVDSEKEELSKLNLVCEADDNHQQILGHHNENHSFAHGSPRATRNVVCVEPLEENSDISYFSSSLSGPESRTTSLETCGFDGLLKGSAKKTDNSCFDGGDQSKNLATRRENEQFLNLRSERGERFLVNARQPEEDANGHCPGEKETVTSPKVNIHGNCCVQDSIHTDSPVSLVPNSFTEATEVTLKKNDLKITLDTQGSLTNHEDHRGTSTDMSHPGRHSEENSFSSLMQIEEPEQTTTIEPNMVTEKIYSKDSNSLVCTQKNLEGNTPLNEASRNEFLNERKSLVSLMPEDQISPMNEVSKPKKDTAQLPLSLELDYRPESEQAVQTSLDDSSHLDEQSTACEMNELPRTNELVINKIESECALNQVPLNSQDHAKLSANKEMPLATSEDSQQSHHPPLEDGADVTADTQTIPIKTKMKDISPSGDKTCGASSNNPTLNIKPGSLERKDKMADSGIVHLHSSLLSRKKESAILPQEVSAMECQSVQSQDLSSSHCVNKNAREKSMCSVCAAFESSRIILEVENSLITKCEDAFQHSSDHSQRREVCTESSTHKVGYTSEESELARGETKGSLPGNQIRNDTPVGMLSSEASDKTIPTTSHTQPREESLKAKEWDVPKETVFCKYNISDCSTPELNLSANIPSPEKFLDQSPTIMFSSFKTMSQAVETLDQKGDKVLDCQSNQNRPDECRSEDKPAKQTLHGDERETVTEPNREISNNQKDLLVGSGSNNPLSGGSSKKGNLKGDDGHISGCEESTDGMVDTVYTDCGNKSTESMLDLQTSSTLDGGAGQDGLTLQDTSVSTLPHRGELNAAFIRMIDQDSDFPDATSSKVESLEMKKSCEEKVCRSLKDCEVEVCPDSCASEIESVADHESNTKIFDGINVSLDNTYHEEQVKEASLRETQGMIEGSRLEINSEFDKENTFGISSEELLSSGCPDESPVPIGSLKSIETMPLYLFSQENSESNVNSGETELKKPFKPKDGKILCENIEHRTVLLETKEGAPGDGSNSSEGLRIDSSMQNLPLTMETETKLKGEETEAHQRGPLGYLTVSEESEKMITREAGNNKGREISQTHSKSQRMLGDTEELQIQRALDYMLQNEEEYLHQKDAHRILEQCASSNVLSDEVQDKNQTKDCKGESTMMKEITLAKLAKGSTAAQFQKLENPKEESLCHPLKTDMVSYTDPCLCGALQKAQNPNSAGCDEIHGAFGNTSYQKRVLPLKKQPHRTCKKVSYQEQVNIGKKISKIRSSAFLKSSSETIPTKAHRFLSSCAMSAPAQLEPETVPTRSLMSHIPKQKVTPCHSLRSLNVRKPTKESALLNKLSILASRLVPATKTQKLRYRRCSSELLPVAKSYKRLRYKRFLDGFSYNTMQLNPYLASSGWDKRPNSKPLTLYSLEAIKMSFIDLSNKVPSLLFGSEIFPMSFHMKSGSECMTESPRTFPEHCAPARLALGEAPRCLSQPPKWTFSFFLSHSCPGMATFREDTGPHGQAYAQAPSQPPGPLQDYGGTAIVQTRAGCSVLGLHTLLALCSPGCYRIWTKKRSFSSHMPTMQRLFMTQFTQGLKGLRSPASIADKVFCSLPYSVGRVLSIWSQHGPSTCPFEISTFHSTHSKRQPTLSTTNSHTMLPYVPLPGMEATYNTNGSQMRLEPPFPALVPKSCLVTDSAVTKLLLSASEFPVPGFDELDDVAAACPHPQSSPPEQKEAEPEKRPKKVSQIRIRKTIPKPDPNLTPMGLPRPKRLKKKEFSLEEIYTNKNYKSPPANRCLETIFEEPKERNGTLISISQQKRKRVLEFQDFTVPRKRRARGKVKVAGSFTRAQKAALQSRELDALLIQKLMELENFFAKEEEEQERSSGC
- the PRR14L gene encoding protein PRR14L isoform X3; this encodes MLSSGVETQPVPLDSSMSAVVQELYSELPVSVSKELHADPEPSVIPDVKPAASSSLISQSRAVPLELQRTCAESCCEETSGTLDHGGEPGRCGLVDTTAGGSVASGILDREEKTKSMELKVFRNQGDQAEIIRDPCEGAKEDPHQHSTAAEEKISPSQEDLLMQSSKEHLCTGLPEDCLRNKEGNVQITTGTLLISTEEVQGMKVNGTKTDYNEGHKNGNVSKGLSAGCSEYPEVDKTMTSGEVSETSTLVSLEPLIFVDPGLTEASSKEKECEELKTCPSWLSLLPGNSAISKVDSEKEELSKLNLVCEADDNHQQILGHHNENHSFAHGSPRATRNVVCVEPLEENSDISYFSSSLSGPESRTTSLETCGFDGLLKGSAKKTDNSCFDGGDQSKNLATRRENEQFLNLRSERGERFLVNARQPEEDANGHCPGEKETVTSPKVNIHGNCCVQDSIHTDSPVSLVPNSFTEATEVTLKKNDLKITLDTQGSLTNHEDHRGTSTDMSHPGRHSEENSFSSLMQIEEPEQTTTIEPNMVTEKIYSKDSNSLVCTQKNLEGNTPLNEASRNEFLNERKSLVSLMPEDQISPMNEVSKPKKDTAQLPLSLELDYRPESEQAVQTSLDDSSHLDEQSTACEMNELPRTNELVINKIESECALNQVPLNSQDHAKLSANKEMPLATSEDSQQSHHPPLEDGADVTADTQTIPIKTKMKDISPSGDKTCGASSNNPTLNIKPGSLERKDKMADSGIVHLHSSLLSRKKESAILPQEVSAMECQSVQSQDLSSSHCVNKNAREKSMCSVCAAFESSRIILEVENSLITKCEDAFQHSSDHSQRREVCTESSTHKVGYTSEESELARGETKGSLPGNQIRNDTPVGMLSSEASDKTIPTTSHTQPREESLKAKEWDVPKETVFCKYNISDCSTPELNLSANIPSPEKFLDQSPTIMFSSFKTMSQAVETLDQKGDKVLDCQSNQNRPDECRSEDKPAKQTLHGDERETVTEPNREISNNQKDLLVGSGSNNPLSGGSSKKGNLKGDDGHISGCEESTDGMVDTVYTDCGNKSTESMLDLQTSSTLDGGAGQDGLTLQDTSVSTLPHRGELNAAFIRMIDQDSDFPDATSSKVESLEMKKSCEEKVCRSLKDCEVEVCPDSCASEIESVADHESNTKIFDGINVSLDNTYHEEQVKEASLRETQGMIEGSRLEINSEFDKENTFGISSEELLSSGCPDESPVPIGSLKSIETMPLYLFSQENSESNVNSGETELKKPFKPKDGKILCENIEHRTVLLETKEGAPGDGSNSSEGLRIDSSMQNLPLTMETETKLKGEETEAHQRGPLGYLTVSEESEKMITREAGNNKGREISQTHSKSQRMLGDTEELQIQRALDYMLQNEEEYLHQKDAHRILEQCASSNVLSDEVQDKNQTKDCKGESTMMKEITLAKLAKGSTAAQFQKLENPKEESLCHPLKTDMVSYTDPCLCGALQKAQNPNSAGCDEIHGAFGNTSYQKRVLPLKKQPHRTCKKVSYQEQVNIGKKISKIRSSAFLKSSSETIPTKAHRFLSSCAMSAPAQLEPETVPTRSLMSHIPKQKVTPCHSLRSLNVRKPTKESALLNKLSILASRLVPATKTQKLRYRRCSSELLPVAKSYKRLRYKRFLDGFSYNTMQLNPYLASSGWDKRPNSKPLTLYSLEAIKMSFIDLSNKVPSLLFGSEIFPMSFHMKSGSECMTESPRTFPEHCAPARLALGEAPRCLSQPPKWTFSFFLSHSCPGMATFREDTGPHGQAYAQAPSQPPGPLQDYGGTAIVQTRAGCSVLGLHTLLALCSPGCYRIWTKKRSFSSHMPTMQRLFMTQFTQGLKGLRSPASIADKVFCSLPYSVGRVLSIWSQHGPSTCPFEISTFHSTHSKRQPTLSTTNSHTMLPYVPLPGMEATYNTNGSQMRLEPPFPALVPKSCLVTDSAVTKLLLSASEFPVPGFDELDDVAAACPHPQSSPPEQKEAEPEKRPKKVSQIRIRKTIPKPDPNLTPMGLPRPKRFCYQALKEQVSHCMGSTPKRSDQ